Below is a window of Rhodopseudomonas sp. P2A-2r DNA.
GCGACAAGGCCGTTCCGACACTGGCGCGCGACACGGTGTTCGCCGTCGTGATGATCGTCTGCAACGGCTTGGTGGGGCTTTGCATCCTGGCCGGCGGTCTGCGTTTCCAGGAGCAGGAATTCCAGGTCAGCGGCGCCAAAGTCTATTTGATCGTGCTGATCGTCCTCGCGACCATCTCGCTGATCCTGCCGAACTACACGCTGACCACGCCAGGCCCGCTCTATTCGGCCCTGCAGCTCGCCTTCGTCGGCGTCATCACGCTGATCCTGTATGGCCTGTTTCTATACACCCAGACGATACTGCATCGGGATTACTTCATCACCAGCGGCGACGACGACGAGGATGAGAGCGACGCATCGAACCGGGTGCTCTCGATCAGTGCCATCCTCCTGGTGATCTCCCTGGTCGCCGTCGTGCTGCTGGCGAAGTCATTCTCGGTGGTCGTCGATGCCGGCGCTGCCGCGATCGGCGCGCCGCCGGCATTCTCCGGCATTGTCGTGGCGCTGCTGGTGCTGCTGCCGGAAAGCGTCGCTGCGATCTCCGCGGCACGCCACAACAAGTTGCAGAAGAGCATCAACCTGTCGCTGGGCTCGGCGCTGGCCACTATCAGCCTCACCGTTCCGGCGGTGGCGCTGGTCGCCTACCTGCTGGACAAGCCGCTGGTGCTGGGCCTCGCGCCGCGCGAAATGGTGCTGATGGTGATGACCTTCGCGATCAGCATGCTGACCTTCGCCACGGGCGTGACGAATATCCTGTTCGGCATGGTGCATCTGCTGGTGTTTGCGGTATTCCTGCTCGTGGTATTTGTGCCTTAACCGATCGAAGGACCTGAATGATGCTCGCTGCCCAATCCGACGTCCAGCAGGACACGCCCGAAGTTCGCGTCACCGAATGGCGTCTGGCGCCGGGGGCGGCGACCGGTCACCACACCCACGGGATGGATTATGTGATCGTGCCGATCACCACGAGCGTGATGACCATCGTGGCGCCGGACGGCACCCGCTCGCAGGCGCCGATCACCACCGGCAAATCCTATTTCCGCAAAGCCGGCGTCGAGCACGACGTGCTCAACGAGACCGACAAGGAAATCGTGTTTCTCGAGGTCGAGGTGAAGAAGGTCTAGGCGCTGCCGACCGCGGTCATGCAAGCGGGCTTCCGGATTCCAGCGGAACCGGAAGCTGTGGCCTGCGCCCGACGATGCGTCATAAATCTTCTTACTCGTTTCGGCACTGCCACCGATCTGTCGCGATTGATCCCTCAATCAGCCTCAAAGTTCCCGCATGTCAGCGTGGGGAGAGGCTGATCATGCTGAAATACGTTTCCAAATTCGTGCTCGATATTCTGCCGTCGGTGGTGGCGACCATCGTCGGCGCATATATCGTTAACCACTACATCATCCCGAAGCCGGATGCCGGCAAGCCGGCGGCTGCGGTCGCCTCGACGCCGGATCCCGCCGCAGCGAACAAGGCTGCCAGCGCCAAGCCCAGCGAGACCTCTTCCGATCTGGCCAATGTGCCGGCTCCCGCCGTATCCAGGGCCAAGAGTGGCGAAAAAGGTGGCGATAAGCCAGTCGTCGAGAAAGCTGCCCTCGACAAGTCCGAGAAGCCGGATAGCCTCGGCGCGCCGGCCGATTCGCGCCGTCACCAGCCCGCGGCCCGTGACAAGGCCGTCGCCAAGGCGGCGCCGGCAGCCGCCGTGGTCGCGCCACCGGTCGCCACGGTGAGCGTTGCGCCGTCGAGTGCTGCGCCGGCCGAGAGCGCGCCGACCGCGGATGAACGCCGCGATGCCAATGATCTGGCCCGCG
It encodes the following:
- a CDS encoding cupin domain-containing protein; amino-acid sequence: MLAAQSDVQQDTPEVRVTEWRLAPGAATGHHTHGMDYVIVPITTSVMTIVAPDGTRSQAPITTGKSYFRKAGVEHDVLNETDKEIVFLEVEVKKV
- a CDS encoding calcium:proton antiporter; translated protein: MSLNTIPRSSWIFPALAVVFVAASAGMRLTFTPSASGMLFAAALLVILFGTVFAAVHHAEVIAHKIGEPYGTLLLTLSVIIIEVAVIATIMLGDKAVPTLARDTVFAVVMIVCNGLVGLCILAGGLRFQEQEFQVSGAKVYLIVLIVLATISLILPNYTLTTPGPLYSALQLAFVGVITLILYGLFLYTQTILHRDYFITSGDDDEDESDASNRVLSISAILLVISLVAVVLLAKSFSVVVDAGAAAIGAPPAFSGIVVALLVLLPESVAAISAARHNKLQKSINLSLGSALATISLTVPAVALVAYLLDKPLVLGLAPREMVLMVMTFAISMLTFATGVTNILFGMVHLLVFAVFLLVVFVP